One window of Watersipora subatra chromosome 3, tzWatSuba1.1, whole genome shotgun sequence genomic DNA carries:
- the LOC137390054 gene encoding PRL-1 phosphatase-like has translation MLEKLSLRKSANMTTTATKLTVNGHACGASEIKFKEMRFLITDRPTEATLDRFIEELNKNKVKEVVRVCNPTYDSNRLEKLGIQVIDWSYADGQGPPVDVLNKWLELVKNRFHENPGSCIAVHCVAGLGRAPVLVAIALMELGMKFEDAVDLIRTKRRGAISQRQLDYLEHYRAKSRLASAKQKENLCSIQ, from the exons ATGTTGGAAAAATTAAGCTTGCGTAAGTCAGCCAACATGACAACAACTGCCACCAAACTCACTGTCAATGGTCACGCTTGTGGTGCATCTGAGATCAAATTCAAGGAAATGCGTTTTCTCATCACTGACAGACCGACTGAAGCAACACTAGATCGGTTTATTGAG GAACTTAACAAAAACAAAGTCAAGGAGGTTGTTCGAGTCTGCAATCCAACTTACGACTCTAACCGATTGGAAAAGCTTGGAATTCAAGTAATT GACTGGTCATATGCAGATGGACAGGGTCCACCTGTAGATGTCCTCAACAAGTGGCTCGAGCTTGTCAAGAATCGGTTCCACGAGAATCCTGGTAGCTGCATTGCTGTACACTGTGTTGCAGGATTGGGCAG AGCACCTGTTCTGGTTGCCATAGCGCTCATGGAACTTGGCATGAAATTTGAAGATGCGGTCGATCTTATACGAAC AAAAAGGCGCGGTGCCATAAGCCAAAGACAGCTAGACTATCTCGAGCACTACCGGGCCAAGTCGAGGCTTGCCAGCGCCAAGCAGAAGGAAAATTTGTGCTCAATTCAGTGA